In a single window of the Terriglobia bacterium genome:
- a CDS encoding ferritin family protein, whose amino-acid sequence MRDFKSLSEREILALAISLEEEDERVYADLAEGLRENFPASAKVFEGMRLEESGHRHRLLELYRRKFGEHIPLVRRQDVKGFVQRRPVWLVQPLNLQKIRNQISAMEVETRRFYECAARRATDVSIRQLLDDLAQVERAHSKRAQALERQFLGGGQKEREEEAQRRLFLLQIVQPGLAGLMDGSVSTLAPIFAAAFATMSTHDAFAVGLAASVGAGISMGFAEALSDDGNLTGRGHPWLRGGVCGLMTTLGGIGHTLPFLIGNFQLAITVAILVVLVELVTISWVRHRYMDTPAISAAVQVLLGGALVFVAGVLIGKS is encoded by the coding sequence ATGAGAGACTTCAAAAGCCTTTCCGAGCGCGAAATCCTGGCGCTGGCCATTTCTCTGGAAGAAGAGGACGAACGTGTCTACGCCGACCTCGCCGAAGGATTGCGGGAGAATTTCCCCGCCTCCGCAAAGGTGTTCGAAGGCATGCGGCTGGAAGAATCCGGCCATCGCCACCGTCTCCTCGAACTCTATCGGCGGAAATTTGGCGAACACATTCCGCTGGTTCGCCGTCAGGACGTGAAGGGCTTTGTGCAGCGGCGGCCCGTTTGGCTGGTCCAGCCGCTCAACCTGCAGAAAATTCGAAACCAGATCAGCGCCATGGAAGTGGAAACGCGCCGCTTCTACGAGTGCGCCGCCCGGCGCGCCACCGACGTCAGCATCCGGCAACTGCTCGATGACCTCGCGCAGGTGGAGCGCGCGCACTCGAAGCGCGCCCAGGCGCTGGAGCGCCAATTTCTGGGCGGCGGGCAAAAGGAGCGGGAGGAAGAAGCGCAGCGGCGGCTGTTTCTTCTCCAAATCGTCCAGCCGGGACTTGCCGGGTTGATGGATGGTTCCGTTTCCACGCTGGCGCCCATCTTTGCAGCCGCCTTTGCCACCATGAGCACCCACGACGCTTTTGCGGTGGGCCTGGCTGCCTCGGTGGGCGCGGGCATCAGCATGGGTTTCGCCGAAGCGCTTTCAGACGACGGCAACCTCACCGGGCGCGGCCATCCGTGGCTCCGAGGCGGCGTGTGCGGGCTGATGACCACCCTCGGCGGCATCGGCCACACCTTGCCCTTCCTGATTGGAAATTTTCAGTTGGCGATCACCGTCGCCATCCTGGTGGTGCTGGTGGAACTCGTCACCATCTCCTGGGTCCGCCATCGCTACATGGATACCCCGGCAATCTCCGCCGCCGTTCAGGTGCTGCTGGGCGGCGCGCTCGTCTTCGTCGCCGGCGTCCTGATCGGTAAGTCGTAA